A genome region from Bradyrhizobium sp. WSM1417 includes the following:
- a CDS encoding TetR/AcrR family transcriptional regulator: MVQKSKPPAAASEPKRRGRPRAYEPDVALGKALDLFRTQGFAATSLDDLSEATGMNRPSLYGAFGDKRELYIKSYQRYREEARASMVEIFRQEMPVRQRLERIFASALNIYLSGETGPRGCFTVVTAASEAVGDPDIRAMVLDGLNELDKGFASCFRRAKEKGELPDSADPAVLAQLASATVHSIAIRSRARVSRKELEAIVKGAIDVMVGGKS; this comes from the coding sequence ATGGTACAAAAATCGAAGCCGCCAGCTGCTGCCAGTGAGCCTAAACGCCGCGGCCGTCCGCGCGCCTATGAACCCGACGTCGCGCTTGGCAAGGCGCTCGATTTGTTCCGCACGCAGGGCTTCGCGGCGACCTCGCTCGACGATCTCAGCGAAGCCACCGGCATGAATCGTCCTAGCCTCTATGGCGCCTTCGGCGACAAGCGCGAGCTCTACATCAAGAGCTACCAGCGCTATCGCGAGGAAGCGCGCGCATCGATGGTGGAGATCTTTCGTCAGGAGATGCCCGTGCGGCAGCGGCTGGAGCGCATCTTCGCCTCCGCGCTGAACATCTATCTCTCCGGCGAGACCGGCCCGCGCGGCTGCTTCACCGTGGTCACGGCGGCCTCCGAGGCGGTCGGCGATCCAGACATCCGGGCCATGGTGCTCGATGGTCTCAACGAGCTCGACAAGGGGTTTGCGAGTTGCTTCCGCCGTGCCAAGGAGAAAGGCGAGTTGCCCGACAGCGCCGATCCCGCCGTGCTGGCGCAGCTCGCATCCGCAACCGTGCACTCAATTGCCATTCGCTCCCGCGCGCGTGTGTCGCGGAAGGAGCTCGAGGCGATCGTGAAGGGGGCGATCGACGTGATGGTGGGAGGAAAGAGCTAG